The following DNA comes from Gammaproteobacteria bacterium.
CCGGGTTTGTCACTACCCGGCGCATCACTGCCGCCCGAAGACGGCGGCGCTTAACATGTGAGCGGATGCAGCGATTTGAGCCAACCAATTCACGCATACTCATCTACACTCTTTTTTCGAATCAGCACATATTCAACCACTTAAATATGCCGCCAACGGACTTAACACTGTCCACCCGCCGGGTGCAGACCTTGCCTTACATGCCAGACAAGGTTTGATCTGCATCAATTAATTCAACGCCATATAAAACTTATGGCCATGATCGCCATCGAACATCACATTGCCATCCACCCGAAACGCCGGCCCGGTCAGAAGGAGCCGCATCCGTGACATCGACAAGCAAACACTCGCCCCCAAAGAAACTCGAATATCCGAAACCGCCCGACAAAAAAACCTACAAGCGTACTTTGCGCGCGTTGCAGATCGAGCTGGTCAAGCTGCAGCGCCATCTCATTGCGCACGGTGACCGCATCCTGGTGATCTTCGAGGGCCGGGACTCGGGCGGCAAGGATGGCACCATCAAGCGCATCACCCAGCACCTGTCACCGCGCGAGACCCGCGTGGTCGCGCTCGGCAAGCCCTCCGACCGGGAAAAGACCACCTGGTATTTCCAGCGCTACGTGCCGCACCTGCCGGCGGCCGAGGAACTCGTGCTGTTCAACCGCAGCTGGTACAACCGCGCGGGCGTAGAACGCGTCATGGGCTTTTGCACGGACGCGGAGTACCAGGAATTCATGGAAACGGTGCCCTATTTCGAGCAGATGCTGCAGCGTTCCGGCATTCGCCTGCTCAAGTACTATCTGGACATCAGCAAGGACGAGCAGAAAAAGCGGCTCAAGGATCGCCGCAAGGACCCGCTCAAGCAGTGGAAGATGAGCCCCATCGACGCGCAGGCCCAGAAGCACTGGGAGGATTACAGTCTGGCACGCAACGAAATGTTCGCCAGGACGCATAATCCGAACTCACCCTGGATCGTCGTACGCGCCAACGACAAGCACCTGGCCCGGCTCAACGTGATTCGTGACATGCTCTCCAGGCTGCCCTACGACGACAAGGACGAATCGCTCATCCTGCCGGACCCGAACCTGATCTTCCCCTATGAGGAAGCCTGCCTGCACAACGGAATGATCGCACCCTGAGGCCAGTTCACCATGATCGATGTTATTGACCCCAAAACCGTGGAACAGCAGGACGCGGATGCCCTGCTCGGCCAGCTCGAGACCACCCGCCAGGGACTCTCGCAGAACGAGGCGCAGGCACGGCTGCAGCAGTTCGGCCCCAATGCCCTGGAAGAAAAGAAGGTCAGCCCGCTGCGCAAGTTCTTCGGTTACTTCTGGGGTCCCATCCCGTGGATGATCGAGGTTGCCGCCATCCTCTCTGCGGTGGTCCGTCATTGGGATGACTTCGTCATCATCGCCGTGCTGCTGATCTTCAATGCGGGGGTCGGTTTCTGGCAGGAATTCAAGGCCGCAAACGCGCTCGAGGCCCTGAAGAAACAACTGGCGCTGAAGGCACGCGTCATCCGTGACGGGCAGTGGGCGGAAATCGACGCCAAGTCTCTGGTGCCGGGCGACGTGATCCGCCTGCGTCTCGGCGACATCATCCCCGCCGACGTGAAGCTGCTGGACGGGGATTACCTGAGCGTGGACCAGTCGGCGCTCACCGGCGAATCGCTGCCCGTGAACAAGAAGGCGGGCGAGATCGCCTACTCGGGTTCTGTGGCCAAGCAGGGTGAAATGGTCGCCCTGGTCACCGGCACCGGCAGCAACACCTTCTTCGGACGCACCGCAAAACTCGTCGAAAGCGCCGGCGCCAAATCCCATTTCCAGAAGGCCGTACTGACCATCGGCGATTACCTGATCTACATCAGCCTCGGCCTGGTCATCCTGCTGGTACTGGTACAGCTGTTCCGCGGTGCGCCCTTGCTCGAACTGGCGCAGTTCGCACTGATTCTCACCGTGGCTTCGATTCCGGTCGCCATGCCGGCCGTGCTCTCCGTCACCATGGCGGTCGGCGCGCTGGCGCTCTCGCGCATGAAGGCCATCGTTTCGCGCCTGGAATCGATCGAGGAAATGGCCGGCATCGACGTGCTCTGCTCGGACAAGACCGGCACCCTGACCCAGAACAAACTCACCCTCGGCGAACCGGCGGTGTTCGCGGCAGAATCGGAAGCCGCGCTGATCCTCACCGCCGCCCTCGCCTCCAAGGAGGAGGATGCCGACGCCATCGATCTCGCCATTCTGGGCGGTCTGCAGGACAAGTCGGCGCTCGGCGGTTACGACCAGACCCGCTTCGTGCCCTTCGATCCGGTCAGCAAACGCACCGAGGCGGAGGTCCGCGACCAGAACGGTGACAGCTTCAAGGTCACCAAGGGCGCACCGCAGGTCATCATGGAACTGGCCAAGGTGGCGGGCAGCGACGCCGAACGCGCCAACCAGGTGATCGACGACTTCGCCGCCAAGGGCTTTCGTACCCTTGGGGTGGCGCGTACCGGCGACGACGGGCAATGGCAGTTCCTCGGCATCCTGCCGCTGTTCGATCCGCCGCGCGAAGACTCGCGAGAGACGATCGACCATGCCAAGGATCACGGCATCGAGGTGAAGATGGTAACCGGCGACAACGTCGCCATCGGGCGGGAGATCGCCGGCCAGCTCGGTCTGGGCCGGGACATTCAACCCGCCACGGCACTGTTCCCCGAAGCCGGCGACGACCGCCTGAGCAGCAAGGCCGGCGAGCAGATCGAAAAGGCGGACGGGTTCGCCCAGGTATTTCCCGAACACAAGTACGGCATCGTCAAGGCGTTGCAGGAGCGCGGTCACCTGGTCGCCATGACCGGCGACGGCGTCAACGACGCCCCGGCGCTGAAACAGGCCGACGTGGGTATCGCTGTGTCGGGCGCCACCGACGCTGCGCGTGCCGCAGCCGATCTGGTGCTCACCGCACCGGGCCTGTCCACCATCGTCAACGCGGTGGAGGAGGCCCGGCGCATCTTCGAGCGCATGAACTCCTACGCCATTTACCGGGTGATCGAGACCATCCGTATCATGTTCTTCATGGTGCTGGCGATGCTGGTCTACAACTTCTATCCCATCACCGCGATCATGATCATCCTGCTGGCGCTGCTCAACGACATCCCGATCATGACCATCGCCAAGGACAACACCTGGCTGGACCCCAAACCCGTGCGCTGGCGAATGCACCGCGTGTTGACCATCTCCACGGTACTCGGGCTCATCGGGGTCGCCGAGACCTTCCTGCTGCTGGTGATCGTGCATTCCTGGCTGGGCATCGGCATGCAAGCGGTGCAGACCATCATCTTCCTCAAGCTGTCGATTGCAGGGCATCTCACCCTGTTCGTGGCACGCACCAAACGTCCGATGCTGACCCGCCCGTTCCCCGCACCCATCCTGCTCGGTGCGATCCTGGGCACCCAGGCCATCGCCGCATTGATCGCCGGCCTCGGCATTCTGGTGACCGCCATACCCTGGTACTACATCGGGCTGATCTGGGTGTATTGCCTGATCTGGGTACTCATCGAGGACGGCGCCAAGCTCATCCTGTATCGGCACATGTCCA
Coding sequences within:
- the ppk2 gene encoding polyphosphate kinase 2, whose translation is MTSTSKHSPPKKLEYPKPPDKKTYKRTLRALQIELVKLQRHLIAHGDRILVIFEGRDSGGKDGTIKRITQHLSPRETRVVALGKPSDREKTTWYFQRYVPHLPAAEELVLFNRSWYNRAGVERVMGFCTDAEYQEFMETVPYFEQMLQRSGIRLLKYYLDISKDEQKKRLKDRRKDPLKQWKMSPIDAQAQKHWEDYSLARNEMFARTHNPNSPWIVVRANDKHLARLNVIRDMLSRLPYDDKDESLILPDPNLIFPYEEACLHNGMIAP
- a CDS encoding plasma-membrane proton-efflux P-type ATPase, with amino-acid sequence MIDVIDPKTVEQQDADALLGQLETTRQGLSQNEAQARLQQFGPNALEEKKVSPLRKFFGYFWGPIPWMIEVAAILSAVVRHWDDFVIIAVLLIFNAGVGFWQEFKAANALEALKKQLALKARVIRDGQWAEIDAKSLVPGDVIRLRLGDIIPADVKLLDGDYLSVDQSALTGESLPVNKKAGEIAYSGSVAKQGEMVALVTGTGSNTFFGRTAKLVESAGAKSHFQKAVLTIGDYLIYISLGLVILLVLVQLFRGAPLLELAQFALILTVASIPVAMPAVLSVTMAVGALALSRMKAIVSRLESIEEMAGIDVLCSDKTGTLTQNKLTLGEPAVFAAESEAALILTAALASKEEDADAIDLAILGGLQDKSALGGYDQTRFVPFDPVSKRTEAEVRDQNGDSFKVTKGAPQVIMELAKVAGSDAERANQVIDDFAAKGFRTLGVARTGDDGQWQFLGILPLFDPPREDSRETIDHAKDHGIEVKMVTGDNVAIGREIAGQLGLGRDIQPATALFPEAGDDRLSSKAGEQIEKADGFAQVFPEHKYGIVKALQERGHLVAMTGDGVNDAPALKQADVGIAVSGATDAARAAADLVLTAPGLSTIVNAVEEARRIFERMNSYAIYRVIETIRIMFFMVLAMLVYNFYPITAIMIILLALLNDIPIMTIAKDNTWLDPKPVRWRMHRVLTISTVLGLIGVAETFLLLVIVHSWLGIGMQAVQTIIFLKLSIAGHLTLFVARTKRPMLTRPFPAPILLGAILGTQAIAALIAGLGILVTAIPWYYIGLIWVYCLIWVLIEDGAKLILYRHMSMQTRRHRRFLDFVEGHLNTHG